Genomic window (Blattabacterium cuenoti):
ACAATTCAATTTTTAAATCGATAATTTAATAATAAGTTTATCTTTATCCAAATTTATTTTTTTTGATATGATTCCTTCTATTTCAGGTGCTTTTAATCCATTTTTTAATACAACTTCGCATACAAAAATGCGAGATTCATCCCAAATATTTTCTTTTATAAAATGTTCTAAAGTTTCTTTTCCTCCTTCCACTATTAAAGATAGTATTTGTTTTTTATGCAAAAAATTCAATATTTGATTTATTATTTTTTCTTTAAAAGAAATTTTAATATATTCTATATTTTTTTGATTTTCTTCACTTTTTTCTGTAAATATAATAGTATGTTGAGATCCATCCATAATGAAATAAGAATTAGAAATGCTTAGTTTCTGATCAATGAAAATTCTGATAGGATTTTTCCCAAACCATTTTCTAACATTTAATTTTGGATTATCATTTAATACTGTTTTTCTTCCTACCAAGATTCCATCTTCTTCAGATCTCCATTTATGATTTAGTTGTCTAGCATGTATTCCACTAATCCAATTATTTTTTTGATTTTCTGAATATATAAAACCATCATCACTTTGTGCCCATTTTAATATGATATAAGGACGTTTTTTTTCATAGAAAGTAAAAAAACGTTT
Coding sequences:
- the ribD gene encoding bifunctional diaminohydroxyphosphoribosylaminopyrimidine deaminase/5-amino-6-(5-phosphoribosylamino)uracil reductase RibD, with protein sequence MKYKEIFMRRAIQLAKNGLGFTSPNPMVGCVIERNGLVLSEGWHYKKGMYHAEFLAIHNVKNEYLFLDCTLYVTLEPCVHFGETSPCVDLIIRKNIPRVIVGIEDPCDKVKGLGIKKLRKYGIEVIENVLINQCRILNKRFFTFYEKKRPYIILKWAQSDDGFIYSENQKNNWISGIHARQLNHKWRSEEDGILVGRKTVLNDNPKLNVRKWFGKNPIRIFIDQKLSISNSYFIMDGSQHTIIFTEKSEENQKNIEYIKISFKEKIINQILNFLHKKQILSLIVEGGKETLEHFIKENIWDESRIFVCEVVLKNGLKAPEIEGIISKKINLDKDKLIIKLSI